The Nocardioides houyundeii genome includes the window CGTGCCAGGCCATCAGGTCGTGCGCCGGCGCGTCCGGGGTGCTCCACAGCGGCGTGGCCACCGACCACGCCATGAAGCAGCCGAAGACCCAGACCCAGGCGACCAGCGTGGTGACCAGCAGCCGGGTGCGGGTCCAGGGGTGACGCGGCCGGTCGGCCTCAGGCACCGGCCCGGACCACCGCGTTGACGCCGGTCACGATGCGCTCAAGGTCGCCGTCGGTGAGCGAGGGGTGCACGGGGAGGCTGATCACCTCGGCCGCGGCCCGCTCGGTCTCCGGCAGGTGCAGGTCGCCGGCGTGCGGGGCGAGCGAGGCCAGCCGGTGGTTGGGGATCGGGTAGTAGACCCCGGAGCCGACCTGGTGCTCCTCGCGCAGCGCCGCGACGATCCGGTCGCGCTCGCTCGCGCCGCCGGCGACCCGGATCGTGTACTGGTGGTAGACGTGCGTGGCGTGCTCGTGCACGGTCGGCACCTGCACGCCCGTCAGGTGCTCGTCGAGGTACGCCGCGTTGGCCCGGCGCTGCTCGGTCCAGCCCTCGACCTTCCTCAGCTGGACCCGACCGATGGCGGCGTGGATGTCGGTCATCCGGGCGTTGAAGCCGACCACCTCGTTGGCGTACTGCCGCTCCATGCCCTGGTTGCGCAGCAGGCGCAGGGCCCGGGCGATCTCGTCGGTGGCACACGAGACCATCCCGCCCTCGCCCGAGGTCATGTTCTTGGTGGGGTAGAGGCTGAACATCGCGAAGTCGCCGAAGGTGCCCACCGGCGCCCCGCGCCAGGTGGCCGCGTGCGCCTGCGCGGCGTCCTCGAAGATCGCGATCCCGGTCTCCCGGGCCAGGGCGGCGAAGGCGTCCATGTCGGCCGGGTGGCCGTAGAGGTGCACCGGCATGACGCCCTTGGTGCGCTCGGTGACCGCGGCCTTGACGCTCTCGGGGTCCAGGCAGAAGGTGACCGGGTCGATGTCGGCGAACACCGGGGTGGCGCCGGTGAGGGCGACGGAGTTGCCGGTGGCGGCGAAGGTGAACGACGGCACGATGACCTCGTCGCCGGGGCCGATGCCTGCGGCCAGCAGGCCCAGGTGCAGCCCGGAGGTGCCGGAGTTGACGGCCACGCAGGTGCGCCCGGCGGTGAGCCGGGTGGCGAACTCGTCCTCGAAGGCGGCGACCTCGGGGCCCTGGGCGATCATGCCGGAGCGCATCACGCGGTCCACGGCTTCACGCTCGTCGTCGCCGATGATCGGCTTGGCCGCGGGGATGAATGCAGTCATGGGGGGGTCCTGGCTCGTCTGCCCAGGCGTGTCACTTTGTGGTGCTCGGTGTCACTCGCTGGGACGGTTGTCGTCCGCCCGAGGGCGGGAGGCCCGAGGCACCTTACCGGCAGTCGTCACCGCCCGCTCCCGGTGACAGCCGATCCCGAAGGCCAGCCAGGCGACCACCAGCAGCAGCACCAGCGTCAGGACCAGGGCCTCGGCCGGCACCACGGGGCTCCATCGCTCCTCGGCGGAGGCCCGCCCGTCGAGGCCCTCGATGTTGCGGCGCAGCTGGAGTCGCAGGGCGGACACGTGGACCCAGGCGACGATGACCATCGCCAGCGGCAGCACCGTGCTGAAGCGCCGCGCCAGGTCCGCCACCCGGGGTGCCTGCAGCCGGTCGGCGGCCAGCACCAGGGTGATGATCGGGATCATCACGCTCAGCGGCAGCGTGTAGCGCCCCTGCCAGACGCCGCCGTTGGTGTTCCACTGTGCTGCCTGCAGCACGATCGGCACCAGGTAGGCCGCGACGAGCAGCCAGGCGGTGACCAGCGCCTCGCGTCCCGGCAGGAACACCCAGGCGACCGCCACCAGGAAGACGACGGTCAGGGCGTAGTAGTAGTAGGTGGAGCCGGGAAGCACGGTGTCGAGCCAGCCGAAGACGCCGACCTGCGTGGACACCGATCCGACCCGGTCGATGTTCTCCTTGCTGGCCCAGAACGCCTGGGCGAGACTCAAGGAGTGCTTCGGCTCGTCCTGGTAGTCGGTGAGGGCCGCGGTGTAGGTCCAGACCACGTTGAAGACCGCCCCCAGGAACGGGACGGCCGCCCACGCGAGGCCGCGGCGGGTCAGGACCTTGCGCCACGCGCGCCGGTCCGCCACCAGGGCGAAGGCCACCACCCAGACGAGCACCCACACGGGGGCCAGCAGCCGGATCGTGACCATCACGCCCGCCGCGATCATGGCGCGGCGGTACATCACCGCCCCCAGCCAGGTGTTGGGCTCTCGCAGGAAGACCACCGAGGTGGCGGCCAGCGCCATCGCCGCGGTGATCTCGAGCGAGTTGGGGTTGATCGCGCCGCCCAGGTACATCGCCATCGGGGTCAGTGCCACCGCCACCCCGGCCAGGGCCGTCATCGGCCGGGCGCGGGTCCAGGCCGCCGACGCGGCCCACGCCACGAAGAGCGCGGCGATCGCTGCCGCTGCCACCCGCATCGCGTACAGGGCGGCCACGCCGTCGACCAGGGTGGAGGGCCACCCCGTGGCCAGGTAGTACGTCGGGAAGTTCCGCCCCGCCGGGTTGACGAAGTCCACCAGGTCCGCGTCGTCCCCGGGGCTGACCATGCACCCGGCCGCCGTGCGGCGCTCCTGGGCGTAGCAGCCGACGGTCTCCGCGCTGCGCACCAGACCCTCCGGGGCGGGGGTGACGGCGTTGGAGGTGACCCCGGAGTTGAGGACCTCCGTCGGATCGGGCAGCAGGTGCCCGTGGCCCACGTGCCAGGCCATCAGGTCGTGCGCCGGAGCGTCGGGGGAGGACCAGAACGGGGTGGCCAGCGACCAGGTCAGGAAGCAGGCGAAGACCCACACCCAGACGACGAGCGTGCGCAGCAGGAGCGTGCGGCGCTGCGGCGCGGGACTCTCGGGGTCCGCAGGTCCCCACCTGGCGATCGACAGCACCTGCGGAGGTTAGTGAGTCGCTGGTGGTCGCGTCGGCGTTCGTCCAAAAGGGAGCGGGGCGTCACTCCGCCCGGGCCGGGGCTGCGCCGTCGCGGCGCTCCACCCACTGCGCGAGCGCGCTCCGCACGTCGTCGGGGACCCGGTCCAGGTCGCGGTCCCCGCCCAGGGCCACCGCGGCGATGGCGTCGTGGTCGGCCGCGGCTACGCCGAGGAGGTCCAGGCGGTAGGTGTTGAGCCGGGTGGGCCGCGCGGGCACCCCCAGGCTGACGGCGTACGGCGGGAGGTCGGCGCGGACGGCCGACTGCATGCCGACCATCGCCCCGGCCCCGATCCAGGCCCGCTGGTGCACCACGGTGCCCAGGCCCAGGTTGGCGCCGTCGCCGACGGTGACGTGGCCGGCGAGCACCGCGGTGTGGGCCAGGGTGACGCCGTTGCCGAGGGTGCAGTCGTGGCTCACGTGCGCCTTGCCCATCAGGAACGCGTCGTCGCCGACCCGGGTCTCGTGCGCCCAGCCCTGGGTGACGGAACTGAACTCCTTGAACACGTTGCGCGACCCGATCACCACGCCGGTGTCCCGGGTGGGCTCCTCCCAGCCGGGGTCCAGGTGGTGGCCGCGCACGTCGGCGGCGGCCCCGATCGAGACGTGCGGGGAGAAGAAGTTGTCGTCCCCGATCCGCACCGGGCCCGAGATCACGACGTACGGGCCGATGGTGTTGCCCTGGCCGAGCTCGACCTCGGGGCCGAGGATCGCGGTGGGGTGGATGCGGTTCGCGGTGCCGGCTGCCATGGGCCGAAGCCTGCCACGCGGCTCGGTCCCCGGGGTTCGGTCGACGCGCTGGTTAATGATCGCTAACCTAGTCCCATGACCCTGCACGACCTGACCGCGGAGCTGCGCGAGCGCCTGACCCTGGTCCGCCAGGGCGGCTCGGCCAGCGCCCGCACCAAGCACACCGACCGCGGCAAGCTGCTGGTCCGCGACCGGGTCGACCGTCTCCTCGACCCCGGCAGCCCGTTCCTGGAGCTGGCGCCGCTGGCCGCCTGGGGGATGTACGGCCGAGACGGCGAGCAGAACGCGGTCCCGTCGGCCGGCGTGGTCACCGGCATCGGCCGGGTGAGCGGCCGCGAGGTGATGGTGGTCGCCAACGACGCCACCGTGAAGGGCGGCACCTACTACCCGCTGACGGTCAAGAAGCACCTGCGCGCCCAGGCCGTGGCGCTGGAGAACAACCTGCCCTGTCTCTACCTCGTCGACTCCGGCGGCGCCTTCCTGCCCATGCAGGACGAGGTCTTCCCCGACCGCGAGCACTTCGGCCGGATCTTCTTCAACCAGGCCCAGATGTCGGCCCGCGGCATCCCGCAGATCGCCAGTGTGATGGGCTCCTGCACCGCCGGCGGTGCCTACGTCCCGGCAATGTCGGACGAGACGGTGATCGTCCGCGAGCAGGGCACGATCTTCCTGGGCGGTCCGCCCCTGGTGAAGGCCGCCACCGGCGAGATCGTGACCGCCGAGGAGCTGGGGGGCGGCGACGTGCACGCCCGCACCTCCGGGGTGGTCGACCACCTCGCCGAGGACGACGCCCACGCGCTGGCGATCGTCCGCTCCATCGTCGACACCCTGCCGACCACCGTCGGGTACGGCGCCGCGGGCGGCGCGCCCGGGCGACCGGCGTACGACCTGCGCGAGCCGGAGGAGCCGCTGGAGGACCCCGGCACCCTGGCCGACGTGGTCCCCGCCGACACCCGCACCCCGTACGACGTGCGCGAGGTGATCCGCCGGATCGTCGACGGCAGCCGGATGCACGAGTTCAAGAAGCTCTACGGCGAGACCCTGGTCT containing:
- a CDS encoding DegT/DnrJ/EryC1/StrS family aminotransferase; protein product: MTAFIPAAKPIIGDDEREAVDRVMRSGMIAQGPEVAAFEDEFATRLTAGRTCVAVNSGTSGLHLGLLAAGIGPGDEVIVPSFTFAATGNSVALTGATPVFADIDPVTFCLDPESVKAAVTERTKGVMPVHLYGHPADMDAFAALARETGIAIFEDAAQAHAATWRGAPVGTFGDFAMFSLYPTKNMTSGEGGMVSCATDEIARALRLLRNQGMERQYANEVVGFNARMTDIHAAIGRVQLRKVEGWTEQRRANAAYLDEHLTGVQVPTVHEHATHVYHQYTIRVAGGASERDRIVAALREEHQVGSGVYYPIPNHRLASLAPHAGDLHLPETERAAAEVISLPVHPSLTDGDLERIVTGVNAVVRAGA
- a CDS encoding DUF2142 domain-containing protein, with product MLSIARWGPADPESPAPQRRTLLLRTLVVWVWVFACFLTWSLATPFWSSPDAPAHDLMAWHVGHGHLLPDPTEVLNSGVTSNAVTPAPEGLVRSAETVGCYAQERRTAAGCMVSPGDDADLVDFVNPAGRNFPTYYLATGWPSTLVDGVAALYAMRVAAAAIAALFVAWAASAAWTRARPMTALAGVAVALTPMAMYLGGAINPNSLEITAAMALAATSVVFLREPNTWLGAVMYRRAMIAAGVMVTIRLLAPVWVLVWVVAFALVADRRAWRKVLTRRGLAWAAVPFLGAVFNVVWTYTAALTDYQDEPKHSLSLAQAFWASKENIDRVGSVSTQVGVFGWLDTVLPGSTYYYYALTVVFLVAVAWVFLPGREALVTAWLLVAAYLVPIVLQAAQWNTNGGVWQGRYTLPLSVMIPIITLVLAADRLQAPRVADLARRFSTVLPLAMVIVAWVHVSALRLQLRRNIEGLDGRASAEERWSPVVPAEALVLTLVLLLVVAWLAFGIGCHRERAVTTAGKVPRASRPRADDNRPSE
- a CDS encoding UDP-N-acetylglucosamine acyltransferase; this encodes MAAGTANRIHPTAILGPEVELGQGNTIGPYVVISGPVRIGDDNFFSPHVSIGAAADVRGHHLDPGWEEPTRDTGVVIGSRNVFKEFSSVTQGWAHETRVGDDAFLMGKAHVSHDCTLGNGVTLAHTAVLAGHVTVGDGANLGLGTVVHQRAWIGAGAMVGMQSAVRADLPPYAVSLGVPARPTRLNTYRLDLLGVAAADHDAIAAVALGGDRDLDRVPDDVRSALAQWVERRDGAAPARAE
- a CDS encoding carboxyl transferase domain-containing protein — protein: MTLHDLTAELRERLTLVRQGGSASARTKHTDRGKLLVRDRVDRLLDPGSPFLELAPLAAWGMYGRDGEQNAVPSAGVVTGIGRVSGREVMVVANDATVKGGTYYPLTVKKHLRAQAVALENNLPCLYLVDSGGAFLPMQDEVFPDREHFGRIFFNQAQMSARGIPQIASVMGSCTAGGAYVPAMSDETVIVREQGTIFLGGPPLVKAATGEIVTAEELGGGDVHARTSGVVDHLAEDDAHALAIVRSIVDTLPTTVGYGAAGGAPGRPAYDLREPEEPLEDPGTLADVVPADTRTPYDVREVIRRIVDGSRMHEFKKLYGETLVCGFAHIQGHPVGIIANNGILFSESALKGAHFIELCNARGIPLVFLQNITGFMVGREYENRGIARDGAKLVTAVATSVVPKFTVVIGGSFGAGNYGMCGRAYDPRFLWMWPNARISVMGGEQAASVLATVRRDGLEARGEQWSAEDEESFKAPLRDQYETQGSPYYSTARLWDDGIIDPADTRRVLAMGLAVAAHAPTPAPNYGIFRM